GTAATATAGCACAGACATTGAACATAATTGGAGATAAATGGACTCTTCTGATTGTTCATGAAATAATGCTTGGAGATAAAAGTTATAATGAACTTTTAAATAAATTAACAGGAATAGCATCTAACCTTTTGTCTAACCGTTTAAAATCTTTAGAAGAAGATGGAATAATTAGAGGAGAACTATATCAGGCACATCCTCCTAGATATAAATATACATTAACAGATAAAGGAAGTGATCTTGAAGATGTATTTAACAGTATTATTCTTTGGGGAAGTAGACATTTGAATAAATGTTATAAAAAGCTTGTGGATAAAAAAAATGGGTATAAAGTAGAAATAAAATATTTTATCCCTGAATCTAAAGAGCTATTAAATAAAGAAGACGTTGAAGCTAGAGAAATATGTTAAAGAGTTAAATTTTTTAATAAATTCTTTACTAAATTAAAGAGATTTGCTATATTATAATTATATCATTTTTTATTTAGATTTTAAGGATATAATTGAAAATTTACATTTAATATTATATTACTTAAAAATGAAAAAAGATTTTTATATTTAGTTAAATAATAAAAAATGTAATATATAGATTTTTCTGATGTTGAAATTTAGTTAAAGGGAGAAAGGTATGACACTATTTTCAAAAAAAAATAATTATTACCATATTAATTCAAATCATCAGGTAAAAAATAATGAACTGGAAGAAGTATTGACACTAGCTGCTGATGGAATTGGAAAATTTGTACTAAATGAAGATTTAACTGTTTTGTATTTTAATCAAGGATTGTGTAATCTTGTTGGTGAAAAAGCTGAAAATATTGAAAAAAATGGATTCAATAGTAATTTTTATGTACATCCAGATGATATGGAACGTATAAAAGAAGAAGTGGAAAAGATATTAGAAGCTAACCAAAAAAACTTTGAAATGACTTACAGACTCTTGCATGTATTAGGGCATCTAGTTTATGTAAAAGTTAATGGACTGATTATTGAGGAATTATATGAGGATAAATACCCAATATTATATTTAATTTTTACAAATATATCATCATTAATGCAAATGAATCATGAGCTTGAAATGGAAAAAAAACGTTATGCAATGTTTATTGATTTACTATTAGAGAGCTATTTTGAATATGATGTAAAAAGTGATATTTTGAAAATATATGACAATACTAATTTCTATTTATTTCCAGATAAAGAAATGAGAATGTTCAGTAAACTTATTGGAGATGAAAAATCTCCAATTACTATACAAAATTGTAATTCTTTATATAAGTGTATATTATCATTAAATAATTGTGGAAAAGATATAGAATTATTAATTGATAATAATGAGAAAAATTGGTTTCATGTGAAATATCATCAGCTTTTTGATTCTGATAATACAATAAATAAAATTATTGGTTCATATAAAAATATACATAAAGAAAAAATTATTGAATTAATGCAGAATGAATATAACTGTGAATTAAAAAAGAAAGCTGAGTATGATATTGTAACAGGCCTTTTAAATAGAGCAACATTGGAAGAGTTAATATCTTTAAATCTAAAAATAGATATTATGAAGGGGATAAATGTCTTTATGATATTTGATGTAGATAACTTCAAGAATATAAATGACAGTTATGGACATCCTTTTGGAGACATAGTTCTGAATAAAATTGCAAAGATATTTAAAGATTCATTTCGTACTGTAGATGTTATAGGAAGATTAGGTGGAGATGAATTTGCTGTATTTCTTCCACAAATACCATCAATTGAATGGATAACTCAAAAATTAAAAGGTATTCTTCCAAAAGTAAAAAGACTTTCTAAAGAATTGAATATAGAGAAGCCTATATCAGTAAGTATTGGAATTTATGAAATAAAGTTCTCTGATAGCTTTAAGGATATATTTTTAAAAGCGGATAAAGCTCTGTATCAAGCTAAAAAGAGTGGAAAAAACAGATATGAATTTTATTCAAAATAAATAAGTAAAACCAGATTCTAAAATTAGGAACCTGGTTTTTTATTGTTTAAAATATAATCTTTAATATATTTATAAAAAATTTAAGTAGTAAAATATTATGATAAAATAAAGGCAATCTTTTAATAGTTAAGCAGATATAATATTATACTAAAATACTAATTTTAAAATTAAAAATTTTTATTAATATATAAAAAAATAGGATTATCGTACTA
This Fusobacterium sp. DNA region includes the following protein-coding sequences:
- a CDS encoding helix-turn-helix domain-containing protein, with translation MKNQYELPCNIAQTLNIIGDKWTLLIVHEIMLGDKSYNELLNKLTGIASNLLSNRLKSLEEDGIIRGELYQAHPPRYKYTLTDKGSDLEDVFNSIILWGSRHLNKCYKKLVDKKNGYKVEIKYFIPESKELLNKEDVEAREIC
- a CDS encoding sensor domain-containing diguanylate cyclase codes for the protein MTLFSKKNNYYHINSNHQVKNNELEEVLTLAADGIGKFVLNEDLTVLYFNQGLCNLVGEKAENIEKNGFNSNFYVHPDDMERIKEEVEKILEANQKNFEMTYRLLHVLGHLVYVKVNGLIIEELYEDKYPILYLIFTNISSLMQMNHELEMEKKRYAMFIDLLLESYFEYDVKSDILKIYDNTNFYLFPDKEMRMFSKLIGDEKSPITIQNCNSLYKCILSLNNCGKDIELLIDNNEKNWFHVKYHQLFDSDNTINKIIGSYKNIHKEKIIELMQNEYNCELKKKAEYDIVTGLLNRATLEELISLNLKIDIMKGINVFMIFDVDNFKNINDSYGHPFGDIVLNKIAKIFKDSFRTVDVIGRLGGDEFAVFLPQIPSIEWITQKLKGILPKVKRLSKELNIEKPISVSIGIYEIKFSDSFKDIFLKADKALYQAKKSGKNRYEFYSK